From the Luteolibacter arcticus genome, one window contains:
- a CDS encoding FkbM family methyltransferase, with protein MKVSPYKRLEKAVKRAYLKPLTLLRYGTLRPERAKLHGSEHWIYIDPGDPCAQKKVIEEPLRGKVSDNLIFWRDFNTHLNPDLIVDVGLNYGECMFGTDYETNATLFGFEANPRLIPHLEKSREGHPAGTRMTITNCLVSDAPAEDIPFFVNPDWSGSSSAVREMNDRPQTLEFKLPAKTIDSVVPLSVARGKTLLFKMDIEGYESKALRGFVETLASVSRSVGFIEFDAQYITWAGQSPMEYLGWLQQRFHTYRLANIKSKTLKRVDGFADLPKLHGDPNRVHVDLVLVGKQSPDNWLAPQWSIVESSAGAA; from the coding sequence ATGAAAGTCAGCCCCTACAAGCGTTTGGAGAAAGCCGTCAAACGCGCCTACCTCAAGCCCCTCACCCTGCTCCGCTACGGCACCCTCCGTCCGGAACGGGCCAAGCTGCACGGCAGCGAACACTGGATCTACATCGATCCGGGCGACCCCTGCGCCCAAAAAAAGGTGATCGAGGAGCCCCTCCGCGGAAAAGTTTCCGACAACCTGATTTTCTGGCGCGATTTCAATACCCACCTCAATCCCGACCTGATCGTGGACGTGGGGCTGAACTACGGCGAATGCATGTTCGGCACCGATTACGAGACGAATGCGACGCTTTTCGGCTTCGAGGCGAATCCGCGGCTGATCCCGCACCTGGAGAAAAGCCGCGAGGGCCACCCGGCCGGGACGCGCATGACGATCACCAATTGCCTGGTCTCCGACGCCCCGGCGGAGGACATCCCGTTTTTCGTGAATCCGGACTGGAGCGGCAGCTCCTCCGCCGTCCGGGAGATGAATGACCGGCCACAGACGCTGGAATTCAAGCTGCCCGCCAAGACCATCGACTCCGTGGTGCCGCTTTCGGTGGCCCGGGGGAAGACGCTGCTCTTCAAGATGGACATCGAGGGCTACGAGAGCAAGGCACTGCGCGGCTTCGTGGAGACGCTGGCCTCGGTGAGCCGCTCGGTCGGCTTCATCGAGTTCGATGCCCAATACATCACTTGGGCCGGCCAATCGCCGATGGAGTATCTCGGCTGGCTGCAGCAGCGCTTCCACACCTACCGCCTGGCGAACATCAAGTCGAAGACGCTCAAGCGGGTGGACGGCTTCGCCGACTTGCCGAAGCTGCATGGCGACCCGAACCGCGTCCACGTGGACCTGGTGCTGGTCGGCAAGCAGTCGCCCGACAACTGGCTCGCGCCGCAGTGGTCGATCGTGGAATCCAGCGCAGGGGCGGCATGA
- a CDS encoding helix-turn-helix transcriptional regulator has protein sequence MLPQHAPALLYSGDGVALWGVHAERAQAVNWSELLKPEMVHLVLNLEGSLSVPGRRERLELGPGTAAILRTPAADAVHANGSEGDEVQRFVVMSATSDWLAATFCESLEGLHPLLRGMSGPEDAGQLCPINLTERMLCESLLSPPVPRALQPTWFNGKIVECFSLFGGIDAATGPDRDPLRERIDAAVMWLREHFRDELNLGALAEHVGSDPSYLSRLFKQHTGNTISQTLRQIRVDIAAGLLREGNRNVSQAAFEVGYSSLSHFTKAFVAEKGMRPSDWRAGSL, from the coding sequence ATGCTCCCTCAGCACGCACCGGCGCTCCTCTACTCTGGCGATGGCGTGGCATTGTGGGGAGTGCATGCCGAGAGAGCCCAAGCGGTGAACTGGAGCGAGCTGCTCAAGCCGGAGATGGTGCACTTGGTCCTAAACCTCGAAGGGAGCCTGTCAGTTCCCGGTCGACGGGAGCGGCTGGAACTTGGCCCCGGCACGGCGGCCATCTTGAGAACACCTGCGGCGGATGCGGTGCACGCCAACGGCTCGGAGGGCGATGAGGTGCAACGTTTCGTGGTGATGTCCGCGACGTCCGATTGGCTGGCGGCAACCTTCTGCGAATCGCTCGAAGGGCTGCACCCCCTTCTTCGCGGGATGAGTGGCCCGGAGGATGCCGGGCAGTTGTGTCCCATCAATCTGACCGAGCGGATGCTCTGCGAATCCCTTCTCAGCCCGCCGGTTCCCCGGGCGCTTCAGCCGACGTGGTTCAATGGCAAGATCGTCGAGTGCTTCAGTCTCTTCGGAGGGATCGACGCTGCCACCGGACCTGACCGTGACCCGCTGCGGGAGCGTATCGATGCGGCCGTGATGTGGCTGCGGGAACATTTCCGCGACGAGCTGAACCTGGGGGCTTTGGCCGAGCATGTGGGTTCCGACCCGAGCTACCTGAGCCGGCTCTTCAAGCAGCACACGGGAAATACCATCTCGCAGACCCTACGTCAGATCCGTGTCGACATCGCGGCGGGTCTGTTGCGGGAGGGGAATCGCAATGTGAGCCAAGCTGCCTTTGAAGTGGGCTACAGCAGCCTCAGCCACTTCACCAAGGCCTTCGTTGCAGAGAAGGGCATGCGCCCGTCCGATTGGCGGGCCGGGTCTCTGTAG
- a CDS encoding SOS response-associated peptidase family protein, whose product MCTYHKVQLKKAARHGKIDPALWNKLNADFEEFSDQGIEPSMPLAVITGEREVVVMTWGFRRRFKRKDGKPGPDGTGLTAAKPVVNAQSEKMGSYMWKDAYQHRRCIVPVTEFYEWTGPTGAKVAHRFHMGGDCFFVAGLWEESPEFGLCHTMLTTEPNREVAATGHDRCLVALLDHEIDPWLDGMALADFHRPDGMFQVESNVPNPRGGKRPEQGELF is encoded by the coding sequence GTGTGCACCTACCACAAGGTCCAGCTAAAGAAGGCCGCACGGCACGGGAAGATCGACCCGGCATTGTGGAACAAGCTGAACGCCGACTTTGAGGAATTCAGCGATCAAGGCATCGAGCCCTCCATGCCCCTGGCAGTGATCACGGGAGAGCGTGAGGTCGTGGTAATGACGTGGGGATTCCGCCGCCGGTTCAAGCGGAAGGACGGCAAGCCGGGACCCGATGGCACGGGCCTCACGGCAGCGAAGCCCGTCGTGAATGCCCAGTCCGAGAAAATGGGCTCCTACATGTGGAAGGACGCTTACCAGCACCGCCGCTGCATCGTGCCTGTCACCGAGTTTTACGAATGGACCGGCCCCACGGGAGCCAAGGTCGCCCACCGCTTCCACATGGGCGGCGATTGCTTCTTTGTCGCGGGACTTTGGGAGGAATCCCCGGAATTCGGTCTCTGCCACACCATGCTCACCACCGAGCCCAACCGCGAGGTAGCCGCAACGGGGCATGATCGCTGTTTGGTCGCGCTACTGGACCACGAGATCGACCCTTGGTTAGACGGCATGGCGCTCGCAGACTTCCACCGGCCAGACGGCATGTTCCAAGTGGAAAGCAACGTGCCGAATCCACGAGGCGGCAAAAGGCCGGAACAGGGAGAGCTATTTTAG
- a CDS encoding lactonase family protein, whose translation MKSSFALLAVSALAHAAPLPIAIGTNTGGSGKSEGIYLSSFDPATGEFGEVKLGAKYQGPGFLTLHPTLPLLYSVGRAEAMPKGSLAVFTLGAGPSLEFVTETSSQGNNPCHLAVDPSGKMLATANYSDGTTTVVQLDAKGLPAGLGFAHKVEGKGPHPSRQDGPHAHGVYFRGKHLLVPDLGLDKVLTYTLDPATAKPAEAEPASSASTPGAGPRHLDFSPDGKHAYVVNELTNTVTACSFNAAKGTLESIGELPTLPADWKGGSSTAEIQVHPSGKFVYASNRGHDSIAVFARDAATGKLTSVQVAPCGGKVPRHFTISPDGKWLLCAHQDSNTLASLPLDPATGKLGEPKATTPAPNPICILFLPVAK comes from the coding sequence ATGAAATCCAGCTTCGCCCTCCTCGCCGTCAGCGCGCTCGCCCATGCCGCCCCCTTGCCCATCGCCATCGGCACGAATACCGGCGGCAGCGGGAAAAGCGAGGGCATCTACCTGTCCTCCTTCGACCCCGCGACCGGCGAATTCGGCGAGGTGAAGCTCGGCGCGAAATACCAAGGCCCCGGCTTCCTCACCCTGCACCCCACTCTGCCGCTGCTCTACTCGGTCGGCCGCGCCGAGGCCATGCCGAAGGGCAGCCTGGCCGTCTTCACGCTGGGCGCCGGGCCCTCGCTGGAATTCGTCACCGAGACCTCGTCGCAGGGCAACAATCCCTGCCACCTCGCCGTCGATCCCTCGGGTAAAATGCTCGCCACCGCGAATTACAGCGATGGCACGACCACCGTGGTGCAGCTCGATGCGAAGGGCCTGCCCGCCGGCCTCGGCTTCGCCCACAAGGTCGAGGGCAAGGGCCCGCACCCCAGCCGCCAGGACGGCCCGCACGCCCATGGCGTCTATTTCCGCGGCAAGCACCTGCTCGTCCCCGACCTCGGCCTCGACAAAGTGCTCACCTACACCCTGGACCCCGCGACCGCGAAGCCCGCGGAGGCCGAACCCGCCTCATCCGCAAGCACTCCGGGCGCCGGCCCGCGCCATCTGGATTTCTCGCCGGATGGCAAGCACGCCTACGTCGTCAATGAGCTGACCAATACCGTGACCGCCTGCAGCTTCAATGCCGCCAAGGGCACCCTCGAGTCCATCGGCGAACTCCCCACCCTGCCGGCCGACTGGAAAGGAGGCAGCTCCACCGCCGAGATCCAGGTCCACCCCAGCGGCAAGTTCGTCTATGCCTCGAATCGCGGGCACGACAGCATCGCCGTCTTCGCGCGCGACGCCGCCACCGGCAAGCTGACCTCCGTCCAGGTCGCCCCCTGCGGCGGCAAGGTCCCCCGCCATTTCACCATTTCCCCCGACGGCAAATGGCTCCTCTGCGCCCACCAGGACTCAAATACCCTCGCCTCCCTCCCGCTCGATCCCGCCACCGGCAAGCTCGGCGAACCCAAGGCCACCACCCCCGCCCCGAACCCCATCTGCATCCTCTTCTTGCCGGTCGCCAAGTGA
- a CDS encoding secondary thiamine-phosphate synthase enzyme YjbQ, translated as MPAHAEAFEIRTRGKGTYQITAEVAGIVQRSGIETGTVTVFVRHTSASLVIMENTDPSARRDLEEFFERLVPEDTPWFVHTDEGPDDMPSHIRMALTRTSEVIPIMGGRMVLGTWQGIFLFEHRRAAHRREIVVGVVG; from the coding sequence ATGCCCGCGCACGCCGAAGCCTTCGAAATCCGCACCCGCGGCAAGGGGACGTATCAGATCACGGCGGAGGTCGCGGGCATCGTCCAACGCAGCGGGATCGAGACGGGCACGGTGACGGTCTTCGTGCGGCATACCTCGGCGAGCCTGGTGATCATGGAGAATACCGACCCGAGTGCGCGGCGGGACTTGGAGGAATTCTTCGAGCGGCTGGTGCCGGAGGATACGCCGTGGTTCGTGCACACGGATGAGGGGCCGGATGATATGCCGAGCCACATTCGCATGGCGCTGACCCGGACGAGTGAAGTGATCCCGATCATGGGCGGGCGGATGGTGCTTGGGACGTGGCAGGGGATTTTTCTCTTCGAGCACCGGCGGGCGGCGCATCGGAGGGAGATCGTGGTGGGGGTGGTGGGGTGA
- a CDS encoding AraC family transcriptional regulator → MTPAARLRRTFFDSLDGMPPVDSLFDAVPDIVFFVKDAFGRYMAVNQTLATRCGLPDKESAIGLTAEELFPPPLGEGFVLQDREILKTGLGIRDHLELHLYPGGRRGWCLTFKEAVKAKDGRIIGVCGISRDMHGPQDRQEDFAAMSKAIDHIHKHFDEPLRLPQLSEMAGLSIYQFDQRIRALFHVTAGQYLVKVRIDAACERLSTTNEVIAQIALSCGYSDQSAFSRQFKQAVGISPLAYRKKMQGQ, encoded by the coding sequence ATGACGCCGGCCGCCCGACTCCGCAGGACCTTTTTCGACTCTCTCGACGGGATGCCGCCGGTGGACAGTCTTTTCGACGCTGTCCCGGACATCGTGTTCTTCGTGAAGGACGCCTTCGGCCGCTACATGGCGGTGAACCAGACTCTGGCCACCCGCTGCGGCCTGCCGGACAAGGAATCGGCCATCGGTCTAACGGCCGAGGAGCTTTTCCCGCCGCCGCTCGGCGAGGGCTTCGTCCTCCAGGACCGCGAGATCCTCAAGACCGGCCTCGGCATCCGCGATCACCTGGAGCTGCACCTCTACCCCGGCGGCCGCCGCGGCTGGTGCCTCACTTTCAAGGAAGCGGTGAAGGCGAAGGACGGCCGCATCATTGGCGTCTGCGGGATCTCCCGCGACATGCACGGCCCGCAGGACCGGCAGGAGGACTTCGCCGCCATGTCGAAGGCGATCGACCACATCCACAAGCACTTCGATGAGCCGCTGCGCCTGCCCCAGCTTTCCGAGATGGCGGGTCTGTCCATCTATCAGTTCGACCAACGCATCCGCGCGCTCTTCCACGTCACCGCCGGCCAGTATCTCGTGAAGGTCCGCATCGATGCCGCCTGTGAACGGCTCTCGACCACGAATGAGGTCATCGCCCAGATCGCCCTCTCCTGCGGCTACTCGGACCAGTCCGCATTTTCCCGGCAGTTCAAGCAGGCGGTGGGCATCAGCCCGCTGGCATACCGGAAGAAGATGCAGGGGCAGTAG
- a CDS encoding proline racemase family protein, translated as MSDPRVRVIDSHTEGEPTRVVVEGVPDLGPGTMREKATRFSTEHDWLRSAVCNEPRGHDAMVGALLCEPSEPDCCCGVIFFNNVSTLNMCIHGTVGLAATLVHMGKIGAGDHRIDTPVGVVVARVHEDGSVTVANVPSYRMAAEVPVEVPGWGTVRGDIAWGGNWFFLIDGQGPAVEFANLDALTNFTWAVRQALGKHGITGDDGMEIDHIESFGPPTDPASSDSRNFVLCPGKAYDRSPCGTGTSAKLACLHAAGKLQPGVIWRQAGILDTVFTGTVEELPDGKVLPRVTGRAWITGESVYHFDPADPFRNGIPTSL; from the coding sequence ATGAGCGATCCCCGAGTCCGAGTCATCGATTCCCACACCGAAGGCGAACCCACACGTGTGGTCGTGGAAGGTGTGCCCGATCTCGGGCCCGGCACGATGCGGGAGAAGGCGACCCGTTTTTCCACGGAGCACGATTGGCTGCGCTCTGCGGTGTGCAATGAGCCGCGCGGCCACGATGCGATGGTCGGCGCGCTGCTGTGCGAGCCCTCCGAGCCGGATTGCTGCTGCGGCGTGATCTTTTTCAACAACGTCTCGACCCTGAACATGTGCATCCACGGCACCGTGGGACTCGCTGCGACGCTGGTGCACATGGGGAAGATCGGCGCGGGAGACCATCGCATCGATACGCCTGTTGGGGTCGTGGTCGCGCGGGTGCATGAGGATGGCTCGGTGACCGTGGCGAATGTCCCGAGCTACCGGATGGCCGCCGAGGTCCCGGTGGAAGTGCCGGGGTGGGGAACCGTGCGCGGCGACATCGCGTGGGGCGGGAATTGGTTCTTCCTGATCGATGGGCAGGGCCCGGCGGTGGAGTTCGCGAACCTCGATGCCCTAACAAATTTCACGTGGGCCGTCCGCCAGGCGCTGGGGAAGCATGGCATCACCGGCGACGACGGCATGGAGATCGACCACATCGAGAGCTTCGGGCCGCCGACCGATCCGGCGAGTTCGGACAGCCGCAATTTCGTCCTATGCCCGGGCAAGGCGTATGACCGCTCGCCCTGCGGCACCGGCACCAGCGCGAAGCTCGCCTGCCTGCATGCGGCGGGGAAGCTCCAGCCCGGCGTGATCTGGCGGCAGGCCGGCATTCTCGATACCGTATTCACCGGCACCGTGGAAGAACTCCCCGATGGCAAGGTGTTGCCGCGTGTGACGGGGCGCGCCTGGATCACCGGCGAGTCCGTCTATCACTTCGATCCCGCCGATCCTTTCCGCAACGGCATCCCGACATCCCTCTAA
- a CDS encoding dihydrodipicolinate synthase family protein: MSITWKGVMPATLTQFNADYSIDHALMADHGKWLVEGGCTAIVVHGSLGEGATLSFEEKLALQKTYVDALPGTPIIPGVASLSTKEAVDIAKAAKDNGCRGLMVLPPYLYASDWREMKAHMKAVISATELPCIIYNNPVAYKTDFTPLHIKELADELPNVESVKESSTDARRIAGIREVCGDRLALGVGVDDCAVEGAAMGATFWITGVGGAFPKHNVKLWDFATTGRIEEAMPIYTWMLPMLRMDTVVKFVQLIKLQQTLASGGKFGNNRVRAPRLELEGKELAEATAIIEKALATAPVV, from the coding sequence ATGAGCATCACTTGGAAGGGCGTCATGCCCGCCACCCTCACGCAATTCAACGCAGACTACAGCATCGACCACGCGCTCATGGCGGACCATGGCAAGTGGCTCGTCGAGGGAGGCTGCACCGCCATCGTCGTCCACGGCTCGCTGGGCGAGGGTGCCACGCTGTCCTTTGAGGAGAAGTTGGCGCTGCAGAAGACCTACGTGGATGCGCTGCCGGGCACGCCGATCATCCCGGGCGTCGCCTCGCTCTCGACCAAGGAAGCCGTCGATATCGCCAAGGCTGCAAAGGACAATGGCTGCCGCGGCCTGATGGTGCTGCCGCCTTATCTGTACGCCTCGGATTGGCGCGAGATGAAGGCGCACATGAAGGCGGTCATCTCCGCCACCGAACTGCCCTGCATCATCTATAACAACCCGGTCGCGTACAAGACCGACTTCACCCCGCTGCACATCAAGGAGCTCGCCGATGAGCTGCCGAACGTGGAGTCGGTGAAGGAGTCCTCCACCGATGCCCGCCGCATCGCGGGCATCCGCGAAGTCTGCGGCGACCGCCTCGCGCTCGGCGTGGGCGTGGATGATTGCGCGGTGGAAGGTGCCGCGATGGGCGCGACCTTTTGGATCACCGGCGTGGGCGGCGCTTTCCCGAAGCACAATGTGAAGCTGTGGGATTTCGCCACCACCGGCCGCATCGAGGAGGCCATGCCGATCTACACGTGGATGCTGCCGATGCTGCGCATGGACACGGTTGTGAAGTTCGTGCAGCTCATCAAGCTCCAGCAGACCCTCGCCAGCGGCGGGAAGTTCGGCAACAACCGCGTCCGCGCACCGCGTCTGGAACTCGAGGGCAAGGAGCTCGCCGAGGCCACCGCGATCATCGAAAAGGCCCTTGCGACTGCGCCGGTGGTATAA
- a CDS encoding aldehyde dehydrogenase (NADP(+)) — translation MTTQLLGTSIIGFSRGSGSDVCGQAIHPASGGKLEPAYLAATADEVNRAVELAGLAFPAYSTLPGAQRGAFLRAIAEEIEKIAEDIAVRGPQETGLPEARLRGETARTTGQLRMFAALVEEGSWVDARIEHAQPERQPVPKPDLRSMHRALGPVAVFCASNFPLAFSVAGGDTAAALAAGCPAVVIAHQSHPGVAELVGSAVMRAALATNMPEGVFSLLYGGGRTVGISVVQHPVIQAVGFTGSRSGGTSLMAAAANREQPIPVYAEMSSVNPVVILPGALERSEVALAEAFFGSLTLGVGQFCTNPGLVFLPEGKGFGFIERLRELVTAATPGTMLSPAICQAYADTVEAISSTEGVQTIARATAGDGQGAAAVFSVSLRRFLEADVLRSEMFGPGTLIVRGSLEEIEAAIPELEGQLTATVHGTSEELAANASLVAALESRAGRLIFNSFPTGVEVCHSMVHGGPFPATSDGRSTSVGTMAIHRFTRAVAWQGFPDACLPAELQEVNPRGIRRLVDGQFV, via the coding sequence ATGACCACCCAGCTTCTCGGCACCTCCATCATCGGTTTTTCCCGCGGCAGCGGCAGCGACGTCTGCGGCCAAGCCATCCATCCCGCCAGCGGCGGAAAGCTGGAGCCTGCGTATCTCGCGGCGACGGCCGATGAAGTGAACCGTGCCGTGGAGCTCGCCGGGCTGGCGTTTCCCGCCTACTCGACGCTGCCCGGGGCGCAGCGCGGGGCCTTCCTGCGTGCGATCGCGGAGGAGATCGAAAAGATCGCCGAAGACATCGCCGTGCGCGGGCCGCAGGAGACCGGCCTGCCGGAGGCCCGGCTGCGTGGCGAGACGGCCCGCACCACCGGCCAGCTCCGGATGTTCGCGGCGCTGGTGGAAGAAGGCTCGTGGGTCGATGCCCGCATCGAGCACGCCCAGCCCGAACGACAGCCGGTGCCGAAGCCTGACCTCCGCTCGATGCACCGCGCGCTCGGTCCCGTGGCGGTCTTCTGTGCCAGCAATTTCCCGCTCGCCTTCTCGGTGGCCGGTGGCGACACCGCCGCTGCCCTCGCTGCCGGTTGCCCGGCGGTGGTGATCGCTCATCAATCGCATCCCGGTGTGGCAGAGCTGGTCGGTAGTGCCGTGATGCGAGCCGCCCTCGCGACGAACATGCCCGAGGGTGTGTTCTCGCTGCTCTACGGCGGAGGTCGCACCGTGGGAATCAGCGTGGTGCAGCATCCCGTTATCCAAGCGGTCGGCTTCACCGGTTCGCGTAGTGGAGGCACCTCCCTCATGGCTGCCGCGGCCAATCGCGAGCAACCGATTCCCGTGTATGCGGAAATGAGCTCGGTCAATCCGGTGGTCATTCTGCCGGGCGCGCTTGAGCGTAGTGAAGTGGCACTCGCCGAGGCTTTCTTCGGGTCGCTCACGCTCGGCGTCGGCCAGTTTTGCACGAATCCGGGGCTGGTCTTCTTGCCAGAGGGCAAGGGGTTCGGCTTCATCGAACGTCTCCGCGAACTGGTCACCGCGGCCACGCCGGGCACGATGCTTAGCCCTGCGATCTGCCAGGCCTACGCCGACACCGTCGAAGCGATCTCGTCAACCGAGGGCGTCCAGACGATTGCCCGTGCGACCGCCGGTGACGGTCAGGGTGCGGCAGCGGTCTTCAGCGTTTCGCTGCGCCGCTTCCTGGAGGCGGATGTCTTGCGAAGCGAAATGTTCGGCCCGGGGACCTTGATCGTCCGCGGTTCGCTGGAGGAAATCGAGGCAGCCATTCCGGAGCTGGAGGGCCAGCTTACGGCCACCGTCCACGGCACGAGCGAGGAACTCGCCGCAAATGCCTCGCTGGTGGCGGCCTTGGAATCGCGGGCCGGTCGCCTGATCTTCAACAGCTTTCCCACCGGTGTGGAAGTGTGCCACAGCATGGTCCACGGCGGTCCCTTCCCGGCGACCTCCGATGGGCGTAGTACTTCGGTGGGCACCATGGCCATCCACCGCTTCACACGGGCTGTCGCGTGGCAAGGATTTCCCGATGCCTGCCTGCCTGCCGAGCTGCAGGAGGTGAACCCGCGGGGGATCCGTCGCCTTGTCGACGGGCAGTTTGTTTGA
- a CDS encoding 3-keto-disaccharide hydrolase: protein MKALVLAVLALLPSLRAAEHPWVSLFNGKDLDGWTPKVSGHALGANPHDTFRVEDGILKVSYDKYGKFDNQYGHLYSNLAYSRYILRMEYRFEGKMMADAPGYVNLNSGVMIHSQPPQSMGLKQSFPVSMEFQFLADEGKGKRPTGNVCTPGTHLELEGKKVVQHIVESTSPTFPADEWVKIEVEVHGNDEVIHRVNGKEVLRYQKPQLDPACRISPAEPLLKAGAPMMLSYGHLALQAEGQGVWFRNIELKSLEE from the coding sequence ATGAAAGCACTCGTCCTTGCCGTTCTCGCCCTGCTCCCGTCGCTCCGCGCCGCCGAGCATCCCTGGGTTTCGTTGTTCAATGGCAAGGATCTCGATGGCTGGACGCCGAAGGTTTCCGGCCATGCGCTTGGCGCAAACCCGCACGATACCTTTCGCGTCGAGGATGGCATCCTCAAGGTGAGCTATGACAAGTACGGCAAGTTCGACAACCAGTATGGCCACCTGTACTCGAACCTCGCCTACTCACGCTACATCCTGCGGATGGAATACCGCTTCGAGGGCAAGATGATGGCCGACGCTCCGGGCTACGTGAACCTCAACAGTGGCGTGATGATCCATTCCCAGCCGCCGCAGAGCATGGGGCTCAAGCAGAGCTTCCCGGTCAGCATGGAGTTCCAATTCCTGGCCGACGAGGGCAAGGGCAAGCGCCCGACCGGCAACGTTTGCACGCCCGGCACCCACCTCGAACTCGAGGGCAAGAAGGTGGTGCAGCACATCGTCGAGTCCACTTCGCCGACCTTCCCCGCGGACGAGTGGGTGAAGATCGAGGTCGAGGTCCACGGCAACGACGAGGTCATCCACCGCGTGAATGGCAAGGAAGTGCTGCGCTACCAGAAGCCGCAGCTCGACCCCGCCTGCCGGATTTCGCCCGCCGAGCCGCTCTTGAAGGCGGGTGCTCCGATGATGCTTTCCTATGGCCACCTCGCGCTTCAGGCGGAGGGGCAGGGCGTGTGGTTCCGGAATATTGAGCTGAAGTCGCTGGAGGAGTGA
- a CDS encoding matrixin family metalloprotease translates to MMILRRALLLLLAFAKLAVAEEEKPAMIALQPLGPVKAERIAVVKRGLEEAFGVKVALLENRPLPKSAWYAPRSRYRADDLLEHLKEIVPAKHPVVIGITEKDISTTKDEHVDWGIFGLGELDGRSCIVSTFRLGARGADEAKLRDRLRKVAIHEIGHVTGLPHCPQATCVMQDAEASIETVDRETGIFCEPCKAASLKWLQDKSK, encoded by the coding sequence ATGATGATCCTCCGCCGGGCGCTGCTGCTGCTTCTCGCTTTCGCCAAGCTGGCTGTCGCCGAGGAGGAGAAGCCCGCGATGATCGCCCTGCAACCGCTGGGTCCCGTGAAGGCGGAGCGGATCGCCGTCGTGAAGCGCGGGCTGGAAGAGGCCTTCGGGGTGAAGGTGGCTCTGTTAGAGAACCGTCCCCTTCCCAAGTCAGCCTGGTATGCCCCGCGCAGCCGCTACCGCGCGGATGACCTGTTGGAGCACTTGAAGGAGATCGTGCCCGCAAAGCATCCGGTGGTGATCGGCATCACCGAAAAGGACATCTCCACCACCAAGGACGAGCACGTGGACTGGGGCATCTTCGGTCTAGGCGAATTGGACGGGCGCTCGTGCATCGTCTCCACCTTCCGCCTCGGTGCCCGCGGCGCGGATGAAGCGAAGCTCCGCGACCGCTTGCGGAAAGTAGCCATCCACGAGATCGGCCACGTCACCGGCCTGCCGCATTGCCCGCAGGCCACCTGCGTGATGCAAGACGCCGAGGCCAGCATCGAGACCGTGGACCGCGAAACCGGCATCTTCTGCGAGCCCTGCAAGGCCGCGAGCCTGAAGTGGCTGCAAGACAAGTCGAAGTAA
- a CDS encoding L,D-transpeptidase: MRHLVLLLALLCLPSCSLFHSAPPPKATHVMYEWDDDKGPGEISVEIDLSSQIATYQRGSRTIGWSFVSTGKEGHSTSPGNYKVSEMMEVKLSNLYGWITDPAGNVSNGDAQPTTPIPEGHTYHPAPMHHWMRLTWSGVGMHAGEIPRPGDAASHGCIRLPRDFVPKLYEVAKVGTPVKILKTGAPKAKLPKAPDADPDTISVPGSPAIGIGRD, translated from the coding sequence ATGCGACACCTCGTCCTTTTGCTCGCCCTCCTCTGCCTCCCCTCCTGTTCCCTCTTCCACAGCGCCCCGCCACCGAAGGCGACGCATGTGATGTATGAGTGGGACGACGACAAGGGCCCCGGTGAGATCTCGGTGGAAATCGACCTTTCCTCGCAGATCGCCACCTACCAGCGCGGCAGCCGGACCATCGGCTGGTCCTTCGTCTCGACCGGCAAGGAAGGACACTCGACCTCACCGGGAAACTACAAGGTGAGCGAGATGATGGAAGTGAAGCTCTCCAATCTCTACGGCTGGATCACCGATCCTGCGGGCAATGTCAGCAATGGCGACGCCCAACCGACGACGCCAATCCCGGAGGGGCACACCTATCATCCCGCGCCCATGCATCACTGGATGCGGCTGACATGGTCCGGCGTCGGCATGCATGCGGGCGAAATCCCCCGCCCCGGCGATGCGGCGTCGCACGGTTGCATCCGTCTTCCCAGGGACTTCGTGCCGAAGCTCTATGAGGTGGCCAAGGTCGGCACGCCGGTGAAGATCCTTAAAACGGGTGCGCCCAAGGCCAAGCTGCCCAAGGCCCCGGACGCCGATCCGGATACGATTTCAGTCCCGGGCTCGCCAGCAATCGGCATCGGGCGAGACTAG